From the Rhinatrema bivittatum chromosome 3, aRhiBiv1.1, whole genome shotgun sequence genome, one window contains:
- the DUSP10 gene encoding dual specificity protein phosphatase 10 codes for MPPSPLDDRVVVALSRPVRPQDLNLCLDSSYLESAPCANDNHKTLISTTVVSLTASNLTYMPSSNGSARSINCGCSSASCCTVATYEKDGQALSQLAASTAVGAPTACPPNQMVNENGGTLSPSGGVGSPGSGATKQFAGVKIIYPNDLAKKMTKCSKTPLQSQGPVIIDCRPFMEYNKSHIQGAVHINCSDKISRRRLQQGKITVLDLISCREGKDSLKRIFSKEIIVYDENTNEPSRVMPSQPLHIVLDSLKREGKEPLVLKGGLSSFKQNHENLCDNSLQLQECPDGGGASGAPAALPQSIPTTPDIENAQLTPILPFLFLGNEHDAQDLEKMQRMNIGYIVNVTTHLPLYHYEKGIFSYKRLPATDSNKQNLRQYFEEAFEFIEEAHQCGKGLLIHCQAGVSRSATIVIAYLMKHTRMTMTDAYKFVKGKRPIISPNLNFMGQLLEFEEDLNNGITPRILTPKLIGVETVV; via the exons ATGCCTCCATCTCCTTTAGACGACCGGGTTGTAGTGGCACTGTCAAGGCCAGTAAGACCTCAGGATCTCAACCTTTGCTTAGACTCTAGCTACCTTGAATCTGCCCCCTGTGCGAACGATAACCACAAAACCCTTATCAGCACAACGGTGGTGTCTCTAACGGCTTCTAATCTGACGTATATGCCCTCATCCAACGGCTCTGCACGCTCCATAAATTGTGGATGCAGCAGTGCCAGTTGCTGTACTGTAGCTACTTATGAGAAGGACGGTCAGGCCCTGTCGCAGCTAGCCGCCAGCACGGCCGTTGGAGCCCCTACCGCCTGCCCGCCCAACCAGATGGTCAACGAGAACGGCGGCACCCTGAGCCCGTCGGGCGGCGTGGGAAGCCCAGGGTCCGGCGCCACCAAACAGTTTGCCGGTGTGAAAATCATTTACCCTAATGATTTGGCCAAGAAAATGACCAAATGCAGCAAGACTCCTCTCCAGAGCCAGGGGCCTGTCATCATTGACTGCAGGCCCTTCATGGAGTACAATAAGAGCCACATTCAGGGGGCAGTGCACATTAACTGTTCGGACAAGATCAGCAGGAGAAGGCTCCAGCAGGGCAAGATCACGGTCTTGGACTTGATCTCGTGCCGAGAAGGCAAGGACTCCCTCAAGAGGATCTTTTCCAAAGAAATCATAGTGTATGACGAGAATACCAATGAGCCCAGCCGAGTAATGCCTTCCCAACCTCTCCACATAGTGCTGGATTCCCTGAAAAGAGAAGGCAAGGAGCCACTTGTTTTGAAAG GTGGGCTCAGCAGTTTCAAACAGAACCATGAAAACCTCTGCGACAACTCCCTCCAGCTGCAAGAGTGCCCAGACGGAGGAGGAGCCTCCGGGGCGCCGGCCGCACTACCTCAGTCCATCCCCACCACGCCGGACATCGAGAACGCACAGCTGACccccatcttgcctttcctcttccTGGGCAACGAGCACGACGCCCAGGACCTGGAGAAGATGCAGCGGATGAACATCGGCTACATCGTCAACGTGACCACCCACCTCCCCCTCTACCACTATGAGAAAGGCATCTTCAGCTACAAACGGCTCCCCGCCACGGACAGCAACAAGCAGAACCTTAGGCAGTACTTTGAGGAGGCCTTTGAGTTCATCG AGGAAGCTCACCAGTGCGGGAAGGGTCTCCTCATCCATTGCCAGGCCGGCGTTTCCCGCTCTGCCACCATTGTGATTGCTTACCTGATGAAGCACACGCGGATGACCATGACAGATGCCTACAAATTTGTCAAGGGGAAGCGACCGATCATTTCTCCCAACCTGAACTTCATGGGGCAGCTACTGGAGTTTGAAGAGGACCTGAACAACGGGATCACGCCACGAATTCTCACGCCAAAGTTAATCGGGGTGGAGACTGTGGTGTGA